A region from the Actinoplanes sp. OR16 genome encodes:
- the eboE gene encoding metabolite traffic protein EboE, with product MHLSYCTNVHPAEDLDGIIGQLDTYAVRIRSRLSLDVLGLGLWLAAPVAAALAEDTGLRGRLRRELDARGLEVVTLNGFPYAAFQAPIVKNAVYHPDWTTPDRLAYTLDLARILADLLPDRASYGSISTLPLAWRTPWDATYADTAARRFDDLAKGLAAISGAAGRPIRVGLEPEPGCVVETTGQAVEQVSRLDNEWIGVCVDLAHLACAWEDPAEAVARLTSAGIPIVKVQVSAALEAADPSVEVLREYAEPRFLHQTRNASGEAADDLDEAIERGLSGPWRIHYHVPLHAAPAAPLTSTVAVTRAAIRHLLPVCRHFDVETYTWNVLPASQRPGDDEELAAGIAAELAFAQNLLAEAGAR from the coding sequence ATGCACCTCAGCTACTGCACCAACGTGCACCCGGCCGAGGATCTGGACGGGATCATCGGCCAGCTCGACACGTACGCCGTGCGGATCCGCTCACGGCTGAGCCTGGACGTTCTCGGACTCGGCCTGTGGCTGGCCGCGCCGGTCGCCGCCGCGCTGGCCGAGGACACCGGCCTGCGCGGGCGTCTGCGGCGGGAGCTCGACGCGCGGGGTCTGGAGGTGGTCACGCTGAACGGTTTCCCGTACGCGGCCTTCCAAGCCCCGATCGTCAAGAACGCGGTCTATCACCCGGACTGGACCACGCCGGACCGCCTCGCGTACACCCTCGACCTGGCCCGGATCCTCGCCGATCTGCTGCCCGACCGGGCCTCGTACGGTTCGATCTCGACGCTGCCGCTGGCCTGGCGCACGCCGTGGGACGCGACCTACGCCGACACCGCGGCCCGGCGGTTCGACGACCTCGCCAAGGGGCTCGCCGCGATCTCGGGCGCGGCCGGCCGGCCGATCAGGGTCGGTCTCGAACCGGAGCCCGGCTGCGTCGTGGAGACCACCGGCCAGGCCGTCGAGCAGGTGTCACGGCTCGACAACGAGTGGATCGGCGTCTGCGTCGACCTCGCGCACCTGGCCTGCGCCTGGGAGGACCCGGCCGAGGCGGTCGCCCGGCTGACCAGCGCCGGGATACCGATCGTGAAAGTACAGGTGTCGGCCGCGCTGGAGGCCGCTGATCCGTCGGTGGAAGTGCTGCGCGAGTACGCCGAGCCGCGTTTCCTGCACCAGACCCGGAACGCATCGGGTGAGGCCGCCGACGATCTGGACGAAGCGATTGAGCGCGGTCTTTCCGGGCCGTGGCGGATCCATTATCACGTGCCGTTGCACGCCGCCCCCGCCGCGCCGCTCACCTCGACCGTCGCGGTCACCCGCGCGGCGATCCGGCACCTTCTGCCGGTCTGCCGGCATTTCGACGTCGAAACCTACACGTGGAATGTGCTGCCGGCCTCGCAGCGGCCCGGCGACGACGAGGAACTGGCCGCCGGAATCGCCGCCGAACTCGCTTTCGCACAGAACCTGCTCGCCGAGGCGGGCGCCC
- a CDS encoding TatD family hydrolase, which translates to MRIFDPHIHMTSRTTDDYDRMAAAGVRAVVEPAFWLGQPRTGPTSFTDYFDSLIGWEPFRAGQFGIRHHATIALNPKEANDPRCRPVLDLLPRYLAKDGVVAVGEIGYDSMTPAEDEVFAHQLALAIEHDLPALVHTPHRDKARGTDRSIAVVSESGIDPGRVVLDHLNELTVAAALDAGMWAGFSIYPDTKMSPTRMVKILQEYGLTRVLVNSAADWGRSDPLLTVRTAEEMLAGGFTKDDVDRVLWRNPVEFFAQSGRLDLTGNGEAEATFAGNSILRGGS; encoded by the coding sequence ATGCGCATCTTCGATCCGCACATCCACATGACGTCCCGCACCACCGACGACTACGACCGCATGGCCGCCGCCGGGGTGCGCGCGGTCGTGGAACCCGCGTTCTGGCTCGGCCAGCCACGCACCGGACCGACTTCGTTCACCGACTACTTCGACTCGCTGATCGGCTGGGAGCCGTTCCGGGCCGGGCAGTTCGGGATCCGGCACCACGCCACGATCGCGCTCAACCCGAAGGAGGCGAACGATCCCCGATGCCGGCCGGTACTCGACCTGCTGCCGCGCTACCTGGCCAAGGACGGGGTCGTCGCGGTCGGGGAGATCGGGTACGACTCGATGACGCCGGCCGAGGACGAGGTCTTCGCCCACCAGCTCGCCCTCGCGATCGAGCATGATCTGCCCGCGCTGGTGCACACCCCGCACCGGGACAAGGCGCGCGGCACCGACCGCAGCATCGCCGTCGTGTCCGAATCCGGCATCGATCCGGGGCGCGTGGTCCTCGACCATCTCAACGAGTTGACCGTCGCCGCGGCGCTCGACGCCGGGATGTGGGCCGGATTCTCCATCTATCCGGACACGAAGATGTCGCCCACCCGAATGGTCAAGATCCTTCAGGAGTACGGCCTGACTCGCGTGCTGGTGAACTCCGCCGCCGATTGGGGCCGCTCCGATCCGCTGCTCACCGTCCGGACCGCCGAGGAGATGCTCGCCGGCGGATTCACCAAGGACGATGTCGATCGGGTGCTGTGGCGCAATCCGGTCGAGTTCTTCGCCCAGTCCGGGCGGCTGGACCTCACCGGCAACGGCGAGGCCGAAGCCACCTTCGCCGGCAATTCGATCCTGCGGGGAGGCAGTTGA
- a CDS encoding EboA domain-containing protein, with the protein MTDVDDLRAALSDSPWLTGAIARIRADSQAIQTLFPAAGRRCGRGAIAPGWTADEAARALMLSAAPDEAENLYRYGDADEKRAVLKSLPLLPIGDSAVGLLHDALRTNDTRLVAAALGPYAIHLDPAAWRQAVLKCVFMGIPLDAVDSLRKRADGELAAMLRAFADERAAAGREVPADAQALLAELTAG; encoded by the coding sequence ATGACCGATGTCGACGATCTGCGCGCCGCTCTGAGCGACTCGCCGTGGCTCACCGGCGCGATAGCGAGGATCCGGGCCGATTCCCAGGCCATTCAAACGCTGTTCCCGGCCGCCGGCCGCCGTTGTGGCCGAGGGGCGATCGCTCCCGGCTGGACGGCCGATGAGGCGGCCCGGGCGCTGATGCTTTCCGCGGCGCCGGACGAGGCGGAGAACCTCTATCGGTACGGCGACGCCGACGAGAAGAGGGCCGTGCTGAAAAGCCTCCCGCTGCTCCCGATCGGCGACTCGGCCGTCGGGCTGCTGCACGACGCCCTGCGGACGAACGACACCCGGCTCGTCGCCGCGGCGCTCGGCCCGTACGCGATTCATCTCGACCCCGCGGCCTGGCGGCAGGCGGTCCTGAAATGCGTCTTCATGGGCATTCCGCTGGACGCCGTCGACAGCCTCCGCAAGCGCGCCGACGGCGAATTGGCCGCCATGCTGCGCGCGTTCGCCGACGAGAGGGCCGCGGCCGGCCGGGAGGTGCCGGCCGACGCCCAGGCTCTATTGGCTGAACTGACTGCTGGATGA
- a CDS encoding sugar phosphate isomerase/epimerase: protein MRLGYGTNGFGNHRLPEALTVIADLGYDGVALTLDTNHLDPFAPDVVSQTAAVARDLRRLNLAVVIETGARYLLDPWHKHAPTFMHDDPAPRIAYLRRAVDIGADLGAEAVSFWAGIAPPGVRDPWDRLVRGCSEILGHAERKGVTLGFEPEPGMLVEDLAGWRRLHADLGGPPSFGLTLDIGHCRCLEPLPVPQSVREAGPYLVNVQIDDMRRGVHEHLEFGDGEIDFPPVLAALDATGYHGLVAVELPRHSHAAPAIAARSIDFLRKAAA, encoded by the coding sequence ATGAGGCTCGGGTACGGCACCAACGGCTTCGGCAATCACCGCCTGCCCGAGGCGCTGACCGTGATCGCCGATCTCGGATACGACGGCGTCGCGCTCACCCTCGACACGAACCACCTCGACCCGTTCGCGCCGGACGTCGTCTCGCAGACCGCCGCGGTGGCGCGGGACCTCCGGCGGCTGAACCTCGCCGTCGTGATCGAGACCGGCGCCCGCTACCTGCTCGACCCCTGGCACAAGCACGCGCCGACGTTCATGCACGACGACCCGGCGCCCCGGATCGCCTACCTCCGGCGGGCCGTCGACATCGGCGCCGATCTCGGAGCGGAAGCGGTCTCGTTCTGGGCGGGCATCGCACCGCCGGGCGTGCGGGATCCGTGGGACCGGCTGGTCCGCGGCTGCTCGGAGATCCTCGGCCACGCCGAGCGGAAGGGCGTCACGCTCGGGTTCGAACCCGAGCCCGGCATGCTCGTCGAGGACCTGGCCGGCTGGCGGCGGCTGCACGCGGACCTCGGCGGTCCGCCATCGTTCGGCCTCACCCTCGACATCGGCCACTGTCGCTGCCTGGAGCCGCTGCCGGTCCCTCAGAGCGTCCGCGAAGCCGGCCCCTACCTGGTCAACGTGCAGATCGACGACATGCGGCGGGGCGTCCACGAGCACCTCGAATTCGGCGACGGCGAGATCGACTTCCCGCCGGTCCTGGCCGCGCTCGACGCCACGGGCTATCACGGCCTGGTCGCCGTCGAGCTGCCGCGGCACTCGCACGCGGCGCCCGCCATCGCAGCCCGCTCGATCGACTTCCTGAGGAAGGCGGCCGCATGA
- a CDS encoding SCO3242 family prenyltransferase codes for MPDLPAPRDLIALVRAPAALSVPGDAIAGAAAAGTLGPRTGGLAAASICLYWAGMAANDWADRDLDAIERPERPVPSGRVTPGQALAVASGLTAAGLGIAALAGGRRALAVAAPLAGAVWTYDLWAKDTAAGPPMMALCRGLDVLLGASGGRIRAALPAALTMAAHTATVTALSRREVSGGSPALPGATLAATAAVAAAAARRHGASAGPAAAARRQPVSRGWRAAPAGWPAAACVALAGWYAAWYGSAQVRAAADPSASRIRSAVGAGITGMAPLQGALTARAGNPVTGMAVAAAAPVAGLLTKRVSAT; via the coding sequence GTGCCTGATCTCCCAGCCCCGCGTGACCTCATCGCGCTGGTGCGTGCGCCCGCCGCGCTCTCGGTGCCCGGCGACGCCATCGCGGGAGCGGCCGCGGCCGGGACACTGGGCCCTCGTACCGGCGGGCTGGCCGCCGCGTCGATCTGCCTCTACTGGGCCGGGATGGCCGCGAACGACTGGGCCGACCGCGACCTGGACGCGATCGAACGCCCGGAACGACCGGTCCCGTCCGGCCGGGTCACCCCGGGGCAGGCCCTCGCGGTGGCGTCCGGCCTCACCGCCGCCGGCCTCGGCATCGCCGCTCTCGCCGGTGGCCGCCGAGCCCTGGCGGTGGCGGCGCCGCTGGCCGGGGCGGTCTGGACGTACGACCTGTGGGCGAAGGACACCGCCGCCGGGCCGCCGATGATGGCGCTCTGCCGCGGACTCGATGTGCTGCTCGGCGCCAGTGGTGGCCGGATCCGTGCTGCCCTTCCGGCGGCGCTGACGATGGCCGCGCACACCGCCACCGTGACGGCGCTGTCCCGGCGCGAGGTCAGTGGGGGCAGCCCCGCGCTGCCGGGCGCGACCCTCGCCGCCACCGCGGCCGTGGCCGCTGCCGCCGCCCGGCGTCACGGCGCGTCCGCCGGCCCGGCTGCCGCCGCCCGCCGTCAACCGGTGTCGCGCGGATGGCGGGCCGCGCCGGCCGGGTGGCCGGCTGCGGCATGCGTGGCGCTGGCCGGGTGGTATGCCGCCTGGTACGGCTCGGCTCAGGTGAGAGCCGCCGCCGACCCCTCGGCCTCGCGGATCCGGTCCGCGGTCGGGGCGGGGATCACCGGGATGGCACCGCTGCAGGGGGCGCTCACCGCCCGGGCCGGCAATCCCGTGACCGGCATGGCCGTCGCCGCCGCCGCGCCGGTCGCCGGACTGCTCACCAAGCGGGTGTCAGCGACATGA
- a CDS encoding inositol-3-phosphate synthase, protein MAVGLWLVGARGSVAVTSVVGALAVRAGLTEPTGMVTESPPLRDAHLPDLTDFVFGGHDVTDVPLAKKAESLAAAGVLPAALIPDLTGVEEEVKALPVGGSQRETAALIAADITGFRERHRLDRVVVINVASTEPVVSAHPAFSSLAELDDALGGDPVLPASALMAYAAFTSGCAFVDFTPSTGARLPALDELAVREGLPYAGRDGKTGETLVKSVLAPMFAMRNLRVRTWSGTNLLGGGDGANLADPAANAAKAGSKQRVLKETLGYQPQGHSLIEYVDDIGDFKTAWDLITFTGFLGAGMRMEFSWHGCDSALAAPLVLDLARLTAAAHASGRSGPLPELAFFFKDPIGNVPHGLADQWALLARFARELPRA, encoded by the coding sequence ATGGCAGTCGGACTATGGCTGGTCGGCGCTCGTGGCTCTGTCGCGGTGACCAGCGTCGTCGGGGCGCTGGCCGTGCGGGCCGGGCTCACGGAACCCACCGGGATGGTCACCGAGTCGCCGCCGCTGCGGGACGCGCACCTTCCTGACCTGACCGATTTCGTATTCGGCGGGCATGACGTCACGGATGTGCCGCTCGCCAAGAAAGCCGAGTCGCTGGCCGCCGCCGGGGTGCTGCCGGCCGCCCTCATCCCGGACCTCACCGGGGTCGAGGAGGAGGTCAAAGCCCTGCCGGTGGGTGGCAGCCAGCGGGAGACCGCGGCGCTGATCGCCGCCGACATCACCGGGTTCCGGGAGCGTCACCGCCTCGACCGGGTCGTGGTGATCAACGTGGCGTCGACCGAGCCGGTTGTTTCCGCCCACCCCGCCTTCTCGTCGCTGGCCGAGCTCGACGACGCCCTCGGCGGAGATCCGGTGCTTCCGGCGAGCGCCCTCATGGCGTACGCGGCCTTCACGTCCGGATGCGCTTTCGTCGACTTCACGCCGTCGACCGGGGCACGGCTGCCGGCCCTGGACGAGCTGGCCGTGCGAGAGGGGCTGCCCTACGCGGGCCGGGACGGCAAGACCGGCGAGACGCTGGTGAAGTCGGTGCTCGCGCCGATGTTCGCGATGCGCAACCTGCGGGTCCGGACCTGGTCGGGCACCAACCTGCTGGGCGGCGGCGACGGCGCCAACCTCGCCGACCCGGCGGCGAACGCGGCGAAGGCGGGCAGCAAGCAGCGGGTCCTCAAGGAGACGCTCGGCTATCAGCCGCAGGGGCACAGCCTGATCGAGTACGTCGACGACATCGGCGACTTCAAGACGGCCTGGGACCTGATCACGTTCACCGGATTCCTCGGCGCGGGCATGCGGATGGAGTTCAGCTGGCACGGCTGCGACTCGGCGCTCGCCGCGCCGCTGGTCCTCGACCTGGCCCGGCTGACGGCGGCGGCGCACGCGTCCGGACGGTCCGGTCCGCTGCCTGAACTCGCCTTCTTCTTCAAGGATCCGATCGGGAATGTGCCGCACGGGCTGGCCGATCAGTGGGCGCTGCTGGCGCGGTTCGCCAGGGAGCTGCCCCGTGCCTGA
- a CDS encoding ATP-binding protein, producing the protein MSTSLVLSDIITERDLDAGIALLRLSGRLDPPLLNAAVGKAAAECPAAVVVDLSGLRAVGVPIVGFLPVLSVQVQQTWGVPVLFCGATAEIVRDLGEQRGEVALYDHRDDAVIAIRAGVPRWACEHLPPEPISVSAARRLVADSCTAWGLDRLAERACLVASELCTNAIQHAGGAFDIMVSGTPIFLRVGVRDSSSAPPRIINLPGTSGAIVPVGSGRGLRIVAGSSTHWGCTPMPAGKIVWALLRT; encoded by the coding sequence GTGTCAACTTCACTGGTGCTCTCCGACATCATCACGGAACGTGATCTCGACGCCGGTATCGCGCTCCTCCGGCTCTCCGGGCGGCTCGACCCTCCGCTGCTCAACGCCGCCGTGGGCAAAGCCGCCGCCGAGTGCCCGGCCGCCGTCGTGGTGGACCTGTCGGGGCTGCGGGCTGTCGGCGTACCGATAGTGGGCTTTCTCCCGGTCCTGAGCGTGCAGGTCCAGCAGACCTGGGGCGTGCCGGTGCTGTTCTGCGGCGCCACCGCGGAGATCGTCCGTGATCTCGGCGAGCAGCGGGGCGAGGTCGCCCTCTACGACCATCGCGACGACGCCGTGATCGCCATCCGTGCCGGCGTCCCCCGCTGGGCCTGCGAACATCTGCCGCCCGAGCCGATCAGCGTCAGCGCGGCACGCCGTCTCGTGGCCGATTCCTGCACCGCCTGGGGCCTCGATCGACTCGCCGAACGCGCCTGCCTGGTCGCCTCCGAGCTCTGCACCAACGCGATCCAGCACGCCGGCGGCGCCTTCGACATCATGGTCTCGGGCACCCCGATCTTTCTGCGGGTCGGGGTCCGGGACTCCAGTTCCGCGCCGCCTCGCATCATCAACCTCCCCGGTACGTCGGGAGCGATCGTGCCGGTGGGCAGCGGCCGTGGCCTGCGCATCGTGGCCGGCTCGTCCACCCATTGGGGCTGCACGCCGATGCCGGCCGGCAAGATTGTCTGGGCTTTGTTGCGCACCTGA
- a CDS encoding glycoside hydrolase family 9 protein: MKLRIPAVLAAAALGAGLLWAASPSDAAAAPAYSYGEALQKSLLFYEAQVSGKKPSWNRVSWRGDSGLTDGADAGLDLTGGWYDAGDHVKFGLPMAFTTTMLAWGAVENRAAYASSGQLTHLLNNLRVPNDYFIKAHPSADVLYGQVGKGDDDHKWWGPAEVMPMARPAYRIDATCGGSELAAETAAAMAASSLVFRPTDAAYADTLLTHAKQLYSFADRVRKSYHECITDATSFYRSWSGYADELVWGAIWLHRATGDAAYLTKAEAGYDAQGNENQTSTKMYKWTISWDNKQYGNYVLLAQLTGKQKYIDDANRWLDWFTVGVNGEKVRTSPGGMVVVDSWGALRYAANTAFVALVHSDHLSDATRKQRYHDFAVRQVNYALGDNPRNASYVIGFGVGSPQNPHHRTAHGSWWDSQLVPEQTRHVLYGALVGGPSSPDDAYVDNRGDYVMNEVATDYNAGFTSAVARLYGEFGGAPLTGFPPAVTPDIPEMSVETTVMQNETRSTGVKVIVYNKSAFPARKLTSGKFRYYFTRDDDTALQISSPYTQGCPGPTSAKQHSGDIWYVEVDCTGHTIAPAGQSAHRMEVQLKIGVAEGGVWDPADDPSYQAAAGANPGVPLWDGPALVWGSVPGGASPSPSVSSSPSASPSVSPSVSPSVSPSVSPSVSPSVSPSVSPAAGCRVAYTTSDWSTGFTATVTITNGPVAVNGWSLVFPFAAGQKVSQGWSATVTQSGTQVTAANASYNGSLAAGGAVSFGFNGTHTGSNPKPASFSLNGAACTVV; this comes from the coding sequence ATGAAACTGAGAATCCCCGCCGTCCTCGCGGCCGCCGCCCTCGGCGCCGGCCTGCTCTGGGCGGCCTCCCCATCCGATGCCGCCGCTGCCCCCGCGTACAGCTACGGCGAAGCGCTCCAGAAATCCCTGCTCTTCTACGAAGCCCAGGTGTCCGGCAAGAAACCGTCGTGGAACCGCGTCTCCTGGCGCGGCGACTCAGGCCTGACCGACGGCGCCGACGCCGGCCTCGACCTGACCGGCGGCTGGTACGACGCCGGCGACCACGTCAAGTTCGGGCTGCCGATGGCGTTCACGACCACGATGCTGGCGTGGGGCGCCGTGGAGAACCGCGCCGCCTACGCGAGCTCCGGCCAGCTCACTCACCTGCTGAACAACCTGCGCGTGCCGAACGACTACTTCATCAAGGCGCACCCGAGCGCCGATGTGCTCTACGGGCAGGTCGGCAAGGGCGACGACGACCACAAGTGGTGGGGTCCGGCGGAGGTCATGCCGATGGCGCGGCCGGCGTACAGGATCGATGCGACCTGTGGTGGCAGCGAGCTGGCGGCGGAGACGGCGGCCGCCATGGCAGCGAGCTCGCTGGTCTTCCGGCCGACCGACGCGGCCTACGCGGACACGCTGCTCACGCACGCGAAGCAGCTGTACTCGTTCGCCGACCGGGTGCGCAAGAGCTATCACGAGTGCATCACCGACGCGACGTCGTTCTACCGATCGTGGAGCGGTTACGCCGACGAGCTGGTGTGGGGAGCGATCTGGCTGCACCGGGCAACCGGTGACGCTGCGTATCTGACGAAGGCGGAGGCCGGTTACGACGCGCAGGGCAACGAGAACCAGACCAGCACGAAGATGTACAAGTGGACGATCTCCTGGGACAACAAGCAGTACGGCAACTACGTGCTGCTCGCCCAGCTGACCGGCAAGCAGAAGTACATCGACGACGCCAACCGCTGGCTCGACTGGTTCACCGTCGGGGTGAACGGCGAGAAGGTCCGCACGTCACCCGGCGGCATGGTGGTGGTCGACTCCTGGGGCGCGCTGCGCTACGCGGCGAACACGGCGTTCGTGGCGCTCGTCCACAGCGATCACCTGAGCGACGCCACCCGCAAGCAGCGCTACCACGACTTCGCCGTCCGGCAGGTGAACTATGCCCTGGGTGACAACCCGCGCAACGCGAGCTACGTGATCGGCTTCGGCGTCGGTTCACCGCAGAACCCCCACCACCGTACGGCCCATGGCTCGTGGTGGGACAGTCAACTCGTACCCGAACAGACCCGCCACGTGCTGTACGGCGCTCTGGTCGGCGGCCCGTCGTCACCGGACGACGCCTACGTGGACAACCGCGGCGACTACGTCATGAACGAGGTGGCGACGGACTACAACGCGGGGTTCACCTCGGCCGTCGCGCGGCTCTACGGCGAGTTCGGCGGGGCGCCGCTGACCGGGTTCCCGCCGGCTGTCACCCCGGACATCCCGGAGATGTCGGTCGAGACCACGGTCATGCAGAACGAGACCCGGTCGACCGGCGTCAAGGTGATCGTCTACAACAAGTCGGCGTTCCCGGCGCGGAAGCTGACCAGCGGGAAGTTCCGGTACTACTTCACCCGCGACGACGACACGGCGCTGCAGATCAGCTCGCCGTACACGCAGGGCTGCCCCGGCCCGACCAGCGCCAAGCAGCATTCCGGCGACATCTGGTACGTCGAAGTGGACTGCACGGGGCACACGATCGCGCCGGCCGGGCAGTCGGCGCACCGGATGGAGGTCCAGCTCAAGATCGGTGTGGCCGAGGGCGGGGTGTGGGACCCGGCCGACGATCCGTCGTACCAGGCCGCCGCGGGCGCCAATCCCGGTGTGCCGCTGTGGGACGGGCCGGCGCTGGTGTGGGGCTCGGTGCCGGGTGGCGCTTCACCGTCGCCGTCGGTGTCGTCGTCACCGTCCGCGTCCCCATCGGTCTCACCGTCCGTGTCTCCCTCGGTGTCACCCTCAGTGTCGCCGTCGGTGTCACCTTCGGTGTCGCCGTCCGTGTCGCCCGCTGCCGGGTGCCGGGTGGCGTACACGACGAGCGACTGGAGCACCGGGTTCACCGCCACCGTCACGATCACGAACGGGCCGGTCGCGGTGAACGGCTGGAGTCTGGTGTTCCCGTTCGCGGCGGGCCAGAAGGTCTCCCAGGGCTGGTCGGCGACGGTCACCCAGAGCGGCACGCAGGTGACCGCCGCCAACGCCTCCTACAACGGGAGCCTGGCGGCCGGCGGCGCGGTGAGTTTCGGCTTCAACGGGACCCACACCGGGTCCAATCCGAAGCCCGCCTCGTTCAGCCTCAACGGCGCCGCCTGCACGGTGGTATGA
- a CDS encoding methyl-accepting chemotaxis protein: MSVSSAAPALRWTLSRKIAAVLAAAGIGLVIIGATGYRSVETLDDTAAKVDHTYQVLAQLVGLSASLKDAETGQRGYLITGDEDYLAPYTQARTDLVAEQQALRTLTADNAEQQKRLDTLAPLVDDKLAELQETIDLRGGAGGFPAALKVVQSGAGKTVMDQIRTVLTDLQSAEVTLLRARSSAADDSATRAQPVIGFGCGALLIAIAGAGVVLARRIAGPVHEVTAALKALENGDLTVRVPVHTTDELALMASSLNAASSGLRETIGGRMGQAAEALSREATQLTTISSRLESDAAEVAQQAADATTSSEEVSHGVQTIAAGAEQMSASISEIASNAAQAAEVAQQGLAVANRTNEQVAELGAASAEISDVVRLITSIAEQTNLLALNATIEAARAGELGKGFAVVAGEVKELAQQTAKATEEITARIGAIQGSSESAARAIHEIRDVIQQIGDYTTTIASAVEEQTATTGEMSRTVAEAAGSSSGVAGTVSTVAEVASSTADAARTTQRTAADLTRLADDMANLVGGFKH, encoded by the coding sequence ATGAGCGTCTCATCGGCAGCACCGGCGCTGCGCTGGACACTCAGTCGCAAGATCGCAGCGGTGCTGGCCGCTGCCGGAATCGGTCTCGTGATCATCGGCGCGACCGGTTATCGATCCGTCGAGACACTCGACGACACCGCCGCGAAGGTCGACCACACCTATCAGGTGCTCGCTCAGTTGGTGGGGCTCTCCGCCAGCCTCAAGGACGCCGAGACCGGTCAGCGCGGCTACCTGATCACCGGTGACGAGGATTACCTCGCTCCCTACACGCAGGCGAGAACCGACCTGGTCGCCGAGCAGCAGGCACTGCGCACGCTCACCGCGGACAACGCCGAGCAGCAGAAACGCCTCGACACCCTGGCCCCTCTGGTGGACGACAAGCTGGCTGAACTCCAGGAGACCATCGATCTGCGTGGCGGCGCCGGCGGCTTCCCCGCGGCACTGAAGGTGGTGCAGAGCGGCGCCGGGAAGACCGTCATGGATCAGATCCGCACGGTGCTGACGGACTTGCAGAGCGCCGAGGTCACCCTTCTCCGGGCGCGGAGTTCAGCCGCCGACGACTCGGCGACCAGGGCCCAGCCGGTGATCGGTTTCGGTTGCGGCGCGCTCCTGATCGCGATCGCCGGCGCCGGTGTGGTGCTGGCGCGGCGCATCGCCGGACCGGTGCACGAGGTCACGGCGGCCCTGAAGGCCCTGGAGAACGGGGATCTGACCGTCCGGGTTCCCGTGCACACCACCGACGAGCTCGCCCTCATGGCGTCGTCGCTGAACGCTGCGAGCAGCGGCCTGCGCGAGACGATCGGCGGACGGATGGGCCAGGCCGCGGAGGCGTTGTCCCGGGAGGCCACTCAACTGACCACGATCAGTTCGCGCCTGGAATCCGACGCGGCCGAAGTGGCGCAGCAGGCAGCCGACGCGACGACGTCCTCGGAGGAGGTCAGCCACGGGGTGCAGACGATCGCGGCCGGCGCCGAGCAGATGTCGGCGTCGATCAGCGAGATCGCGTCGAACGCCGCCCAGGCCGCCGAGGTGGCACAGCAGGGTCTCGCCGTCGCGAACCGCACCAACGAGCAGGTCGCCGAGCTCGGAGCGGCGAGCGCCGAGATCAGCGACGTGGTCCGGCTGATCACCTCGATCGCCGAGCAGACCAATCTGCTCGCCCTGAACGCGACGATCGAGGCGGCCCGGGCCGGGGAGCTCGGCAAGGGATTCGCGGTCGTGGCGGGCGAGGTGAAGGAACTCGCCCAGCAGACCGCCAAGGCCACCGAGGAGATCACCGCGCGGATCGGCGCCATCCAGGGGTCGAGCGAGTCCGCCGCCCGGGCCATCCACGAGATCCGGGACGTGATCCAGCAGATCGGCGACTACACGACGACGATCGCCTCGGCCGTCGAGGAGCAGACCGCCACCACCGGGGAGATGAGCCGTACCGTGGCCGAGGCCGCCGGAAGCAGCAGCGGGGTGGCCGGGACGGTCTCGACGGTGGCGGAGGTCGCGTCGTCCACGGCCGATGCCGCCCGGACCACCCAGCGCACCGCCGCCGACCTGACGCGCCTCGCCGACGACATGGCGAATCTCGTCGGTGGATTCAAACATTGA
- a CDS encoding STAS domain-containing protein, whose translation MLTTHSPVIWTSEHDELLLVEVRDSIDGDVTAGLRDVLAWAVDRYDGVVVDLSAATSIDRAGLSVLLQIQERAHLRDSRICFAEPSPELMNALEALHAKTMFELYGRRSEAMARLREPA comes from the coding sequence ATGTTGACGACGCATTCACCTGTCATCTGGACCAGCGAACACGACGAGTTGCTGCTCGTCGAGGTACGCGACAGCATCGACGGCGATGTCACCGCCGGCCTGCGTGACGTGCTGGCGTGGGCGGTGGACCGCTATGACGGCGTCGTCGTCGACCTCTCCGCGGCGACCTCGATCGACCGGGCAGGCTTGTCCGTGCTGCTGCAGATCCAGGAGCGAGCCCATCTGCGCGACAGCAGGATCTGCTTCGCCGAACCGTCGCCGGAGCTGATGAACGCGCTGGAGGCGTTGCACGCAAAGACGATGTTCGAGCTGTACGGGCGGCGCTCCGAGGCGATGGCCCGGCTGCGCGAGCCGGCCTGA